A region from the Drosophila ananassae strain 14024-0371.13 chromosome 2L, ASM1763931v2, whole genome shotgun sequence genome encodes:
- the LOC6499545 gene encoding SPRY domain-containing protein 7, with translation MFCCLRTCLNGGQLRKPAAAARSHEPEVHLDAAHMGPDVILLSHQLRVTGTGGVLATAPLVQSKSYFEVKIQQGGSWSVGVATRQTDLSRKCGGGDRESWCLCSDNATRHDDQEEFQVVVPAACTTQPSKTSNGILNSSAARAAGLIAIEDLQQEDLLMTTGVAPPEDSIGDTLITSPKRDYPDEGDIVGVAFDHVELNFYFNGKNLEVPFRNVRGAALFPVIYVGNGAILDIILDNFSHGPPPGFERILLEQSLL, from the exons ATGTTCTGCTGCCTACGCACCTGTCTCAACGGAGGACAGCTACGAAAACCCGCGGCAGCTGCCAGAAGCCATGAACCAGAAGTCCATCTTGACGCAGCGCATATGg GTCCAGACGTGATCCTGCTGTCACACCAGCTGCGTGTAACAGGAACGGGGGGTGTCCTGGCTACGGCTCCCTTGGTCCAGTCCAAATCCTACTTTGAAGTTAAAATCCAGCAGGGTGGCAGTTGGTCCGTGGGAGTGGCCACTCGGCAAACGGATCTCAGCCGGAAGTGCGGCGGCGGAGACCGCGAATCCTGGTGCTTGTGTTCCGACAACGCCACCCGCCACGACGACCAAGAGGAGTTCCAAGTGGTGGTGCCTGCAGCATGCACAACCCAGCCATCAAAGACATCCAACGGAATCCTGAACAGCAGCGCTGCTAGAGCGGCAGGACTCATCGCCATAGAAGATCTGCAGCAGGAGGATCTGCTGATGACTACGGGAGTTGCTCCACCTGAGGATAGCATCGGCGACACCTTGATCACATCACCAAAGCGGGATTATCCAGACGAAGGTGATATTGTAGGGGTGGCCTTTGACCATGTGGAGTTGAATTTCTACTTCAACGGAAAAAATCTAGAGGTTCCCTTTAGGAATGTGCGGGGAGCAGCATTGTTCCCCGTCATCTATG TGGGAAATGGCGCCATTTTGGACATTATCTTGGATAACTTTTCCCACGGTCCTCCGCCTGGCTTTGAGCGTATCCTGCTAGAACAGTCTCTTCTTTAG
- the LOC6499544 gene encoding plancitoxin-1, which produces MRLLCFGLLLVWFSSQSEAKVKVSCKDEQGNDVDWWHLYKLPKHYQHNDLGKDTTGLRYLYLTSQSYSTWQLSGKRINDPESLPAQTLNPINADPNHTLLAVYNDQQPNGTVFSTGGHAKGVVASDGETAIWLVHSVPGFPTVPDYSYPTTGEQYAQSMLCVTLKAEDLEKVGQVLVYNEPHFYYQRNPLFANSDELFPSLERALHGQWRTESPFQKDVEVRSLDGKKFHLFGKSGRANVELYADVVAPVLDVSLFVEAWRDGTGNLPNSCEKKDKILNVEAIANEQLSVNFKTTQDHSKWAVSRPTGILIYRWRVGGGDWICVGDINRQRGQLNRGGGTVCHKSASVSNLYRQMVANWDKCAEE; this is translated from the exons ATGAGATTACTCTGCTTTGGGTTGCTGCTTGTGTGGTTTTCAAGCCAAAGCGAAGCTAAAGTGAAAGTTTCCTGCAAGGATGAACAAGGGAACGACGTAGATTG GTGGCACTTGTACAAGTTGCCCAAGCACTACCAGCACAACGATTTAGGAAAGGACACCACTGGGCTGCGATACTTGTACTTGACCAGCCAGAGCTACAGCACTTGGCAGCTGTCTGGAAAGAGGATTAACGACCCCGAATCCCTGCCTGCTCAGACACTGAACCCCATAAATGCCGATCCCAACCACACCCTGCTAGCCGTTTATAATGATCAGCAGCCGAACGGCACTGTTTTCAGCACCGGAGGACACGCCAAGGGAGTGGTGGCCAGTGACGGGGAGACTGCCATCTGGCTGGTGCACTCAGTGCCTGGATTTCCCACCGTACCCGACTACTCGTATCCCACCACGGGAGAGCAATACGCCCAGAGCATGCTCTGTGTCACGCTGAAGGCGGAGGATCTAGAGAAGGTGGGCCAGGTGCTGGTCTACAACGAGCCTCACTTCTACTACCAACGGAACCCCCTCTTCGCAAACTCCGACGAACTCTTCCCGAGTCTGGAACGCGCCCTGCACGGCCAGTGGCGCACTGAGTCTCCTTTCCAAAAGGATGTGGAGGTGCGCAGCTTGGACGGCAAGAAGTTCCACCTGTTCGGCAAGAGTGGGCGCGCTAATGTGGAGCTCTATGCTGATGTGGTGGCCCCTGTCTTGGACGTTAGCCTGTTTGTGGAGGCGTGGCGAGATGGCACCGGCAATCTGCCGAACAGCTGCGAAAAGAAGGACAAGATCCTTAATGTGGAGGCCATCGCCAATGAACAGCTTTCGGTGAACTTCAAGACCACCCAGGATCACTCCAAGTGGGCCGTATCCCGACCCACAGGCATCCTTATTTACCGCTGGCGCGTTGGTGGGGGCGACTGGATCTGCGTGGGCGACATAAACCGACAGCGGGGCCAGCTGAACCGCGGAGGCGGCACGGTGTGTCACAAGAGCGCAAGTGTCTCCAATCTGTATCGCCAGATGGTGGCTAACTGGGACAAGTGCGCCGAGGAGTAA